In a single window of the Pseudodesulfovibrio profundus genome:
- the era gene encoding GTPase Era → MHKFGTVALIGPPNAGKSTLMNQYIGQKVAIVSPRPQTTRNRISGIYTDDESQIVFLDTPGIHQLRGKMNRFLLESAWNALASADAVVVLIDAALYAAKPHLLDKEIKPLVKPVKETGRPVLVAVNKVDRVKDKPTMLPVMAKLGELWPEAEFIPISALRGQGTDELKAKILDIIPEGPPMFPEDQISTAPVRFMASEIIREKLFYSLRQELPYTTAVEIEVWDEESRPDMILVNAVIYTAQKNHKGMIIGKQGANLKKVGSEARKEISELLDSKVHLELWVKVRSGWTEDPGFLRAMGLGE, encoded by the coding sequence ATGCACAAATTCGGAACCGTCGCGCTCATCGGCCCGCCCAATGCGGGCAAGAGCACGCTCATGAATCAATATATCGGACAGAAGGTGGCCATTGTCTCCCCTCGTCCGCAGACAACGCGAAATCGCATCAGTGGTATCTACACCGATGATGAATCGCAGATCGTTTTTCTTGATACCCCGGGCATTCACCAGTTGCGCGGCAAGATGAACCGCTTTCTGCTGGAGTCCGCATGGAATGCCCTGGCCTCGGCCGATGCCGTGGTCGTGCTGATTGATGCTGCCCTCTACGCAGCCAAGCCGCACCTCCTGGACAAGGAAATCAAGCCGCTGGTTAAGCCGGTAAAAGAAACGGGCCGTCCCGTGCTGGTGGCCGTGAACAAGGTCGATCGGGTCAAGGACAAGCCGACCATGCTGCCCGTCATGGCCAAGCTGGGCGAGCTGTGGCCCGAGGCCGAGTTCATCCCCATTTCCGCCCTGCGCGGACAGGGAACCGATGAACTCAAGGCCAAGATTCTGGACATCATCCCCGAGGGACCGCCCATGTTCCCCGAGGACCAGATCTCAACCGCGCCCGTACGGTTCATGGCTTCCGAGATCATTCGCGAGAAACTGTTCTACTCCCTTCGTCAGGAACTGCCCTATACCACCGCTGTTGAGATCGAAGTGTGGGATGAGGAGTCCCGACCGGACATGATTCTGGTCAATGCGGTCATCTACACGGCTCAGAAAAACCACAAGGGCATGATCATCGGCAAGCAGGGCGCCAACCTGAAGAAGGTCGGTTCCGAGGCGCGCAAGGAAATCTCGGAACTGCTGGATTCCAAGGTGCACCTGGAATTATGGGTGAAGGTCCGCTCCGGCTGGACCGAGGACCCGGGATTCCTGCGGGCCATGGGCCTTGGCGAGTAA
- a CDS encoding DnaJ family domain-containing protein has product MFNYSQIVAEDHIRRAIKEGKLDDYEGKGEPLKPDGTENLPAELRMAYRILKNSGYIPAEIAEEREIVRAIDLLEHMESEKERYQQMRKLDVMILKMNERRKRPVNLDPTDEYYRLIVEKVRLAEERFGQSESKDETVR; this is encoded by the coding sequence ATGTTCAACTATTCTCAGATTGTTGCCGAGGACCACATCCGAAGGGCCATCAAAGAGGGAAAACTCGACGACTATGAAGGCAAGGGCGAGCCGCTCAAGCCAGACGGTACAGAAAATCTCCCGGCTGAATTGCGCATGGCCTATCGCATCCTCAAGAATTCCGGCTATATCCCGGCGGAGATTGCCGAAGAGCGGGAAATCGTCCGAGCTATTGATCTGCTGGAACACATGGAGTCCGAGAAGGAACGGTATCAGCAGATGCGCAAGCTCGACGTCATGATACTGAAGATGAATGAACGGCGGAAAAGACCGGTGAATCTTGATCCCACGGATGAGTATTACCGGCTGATTGTCGAGAAGGTCCGGCTGGCTGAAGAGCGATTCGGACAGAGTGAAAGCAAGGATGAAACGGTCAGATGA